The following proteins are co-located in the Dietzia timorensis genome:
- a CDS encoding phosphopantetheine-binding protein — protein sequence MTDAAQARKRALDVVEAMAPNPPVGGLQPELRLIDDLGFDSLRLVELTMALEDALELDPIPQARLAGVMTVDAVQDLAAEMKGSGS from the coding sequence ATGACCGACGCCGCCCAGGCACGCAAGCGGGCCCTCGACGTCGTCGAGGCGATGGCACCGAACCCGCCGGTCGGCGGTCTACAGCCGGAACTTCGTCTCATCGACGATCTCGGCTTCGACTCGCTCCGCCTCGTCGAGCTGACGATGGCGCTCGAGGACGCACTCGAACTCGACCCCATCCCCCAGGCCAGGCTCGCCGGGGTGATGACGGTGGATGCAGTGCAGGATCTCGCGGCAGAGATGAAGGGCTCCGGATCATGA
- a CDS encoding SDR family oxidoreductase, with protein MSGGAVLVTGAAGLVGAEVCARMARQGRRVLAMVHSTPDIRTVDGPLHAARVRVVSGDVTAAGLGLDPTDSLVRQVDTVVHCAATTNFSEPDEVYRRLNIGGTENAVAFAQRASARLVHVSTAYVCGKLDEQAGPGATFGESELDRGQRFNNGYEASKLEAERIVLDAERGGLPVAIVRPGIVCGHSEDGRITDRRNLYLVLKLITEGKLRTLPGRYGATLALAPVDMVADVIAHVVADGITGRTFHAVGRDALSLRDVSDVISEYPCFDINRFVPPAGFDPGELDRRERAYFDRVARDYTDYFVRTVRFDTTATRELLAAHDAALPASGRELLRAIFDDCLRVGFLADGLRSVDEAVASVAAGDAGGRR; from the coding sequence ATGAGCGGCGGCGCAGTACTGGTTACCGGCGCGGCGGGGCTGGTCGGCGCGGAAGTGTGCGCGCGAATGGCACGGCAGGGGCGGCGCGTGCTCGCGATGGTGCACAGCACACCCGATATCCGTACGGTCGACGGGCCGCTCCACGCGGCCCGCGTCCGCGTCGTCTCCGGAGACGTCACGGCCGCCGGTCTCGGCCTCGACCCGACCGACTCGCTGGTGCGGCAGGTCGACACTGTCGTCCACTGCGCGGCGACCACCAACTTCTCCGAGCCCGACGAGGTATACCGGCGTCTCAATATCGGCGGCACCGAGAACGCCGTCGCCTTCGCCCAGCGCGCCTCGGCGCGGCTCGTGCACGTGTCGACGGCGTACGTGTGCGGCAAGCTCGACGAGCAAGCCGGCCCGGGGGCGACGTTCGGCGAATCCGAACTCGACCGGGGGCAACGTTTCAACAACGGCTACGAGGCCTCGAAGCTCGAGGCCGAACGGATTGTGCTGGACGCCGAGCGCGGCGGCCTGCCCGTCGCCATCGTGCGCCCCGGGATCGTATGTGGGCACAGCGAGGACGGCCGCATCACCGACCGCCGAAACCTCTACCTCGTACTCAAGCTCATCACCGAGGGCAAGCTCCGCACCCTTCCCGGGCGCTACGGCGCGACGCTCGCGCTCGCCCCTGTGGACATGGTCGCCGACGTCATCGCGCACGTCGTCGCCGACGGCATTACCGGCCGTACCTTCCACGCGGTCGGACGGGACGCGCTCAGCCTGCGCGATGTCTCGGATGTAATCTCCGAGTATCCCTGCTTCGACATCAACCGCTTCGTGCCGCCCGCCGGTTTCGACCCCGGCGAGCTCGACCGTCGCGAGCGCGCCTACTTCGACCGCGTCGCCCGCGACTACACCGACTACTTCGTCCGGACCGTCCGCTTCGACACCACGGCCACGAGGGAGTTGCTCGCCGCCCATGACGCCGCGCTTCCAGCAAGCGGGAGGGAGCTTCTTCGCGCGATCTTCGACGATTGCCTTCGGGTGGGCTTCCTCGCCGACGGCCTGCGCTCGGTTGACGAGGCCGTGGCGAGCGTCGCTGCAGGCGACGCGGGAGGACGCCGATGA
- a CDS encoding UbiA family prenyltransferase produces MTPLGVAGATAVFFRERFPAYYILYAVLWSSAATSAARELADFDVDAADAGRFAAQTVALLAALISLRLLDDLKDLPGDRAAHPQRPLPSGRATPAEFGAAAGFFAAAALALAYLSAGVVGAAALAVVLAYGIALWPLGRAIPHLERRPLLEMALTYPVQVLATVFLLASTYQRLEPGAATPQIIWVFVFFAGAFLQFEVARKSASAEGSAAGDYSDVLGVRGAAALSAAFSVLAVFGAIILAHPWDTAPVFNVAGWLLPLTLIIPFDSLWNYARGERDRPSTASSALFLVLLYLCVSLLVLIG; encoded by the coding sequence ATGACGCCGCTAGGTGTGGCCGGGGCGACCGCGGTGTTTTTCCGCGAGCGCTTTCCCGCCTACTACATCCTCTACGCCGTCCTATGGTCCTCGGCGGCGACGTCCGCCGCGCGGGAGCTCGCCGATTTCGACGTCGACGCCGCCGATGCCGGGCGCTTCGCTGCGCAGACGGTCGCGCTGCTGGCGGCGCTCATCTCGCTGCGCCTACTCGACGATCTCAAGGATCTTCCCGGCGACCGAGCGGCGCACCCGCAGCGCCCGCTCCCCTCCGGTCGCGCCACCCCGGCCGAGTTCGGCGCGGCCGCGGGCTTCTTCGCCGCGGCGGCGCTTGCACTCGCCTATCTGTCCGCGGGCGTCGTGGGCGCGGCGGCCCTCGCGGTGGTCCTCGCCTACGGAATCGCGTTGTGGCCGCTCGGCCGCGCGATACCGCACCTGGAGCGTCGGCCGCTCCTGGAGATGGCGTTGACGTACCCGGTGCAGGTCCTGGCCACGGTATTTCTCCTGGCCTCGACGTACCAGCGACTGGAACCCGGCGCGGCCACCCCGCAGATCATTTGGGTGTTCGTGTTCTTCGCCGGCGCCTTCCTGCAGTTCGAGGTCGCGCGCAAGTCCGCCTCCGCCGAGGGGTCGGCCGCCGGTGACTATTCGGACGTGCTCGGCGTGCGCGGCGCGGCGGCGCTGTCCGCGGCGTTCTCGGTCCTCGCAGTGTTCGGAGCGATCATCCTCGCTCATCCCTGGGACACCGCGCCGGTGTTCAACGTCGCAGGATGGCTCCTTCCGTTGACGCTGATCATCCCGTTCGATTCCCTGTGGAACTACGCGCGCGGCGAGCGGGACCGGCCGAGCACGGCCTCGTCTGCGCTCTTCCTCGTCCTGCTCTACCTCTGTGTTTCCCTGCTCGTGCTCATCGGCTGA
- a CDS encoding AfsA-related hotdog domain-containing protein has translation MSTENTARTPASLLGSWTRSPDKAEIFARDTWYLEASEQLAERTEDAAAEGARTAVLLIKPDGVCAGAAPAAVDWLLEAGYTIHDAAALELGRNDIRALWLHQWNIASAERRGLADVIRSLSPSLVLVLGRDRTDGDIPTSVELTSAKGPTDPTKRVPGELRHALPTDSYLLNFVHTPDEPADVLRELGIYFDTARRAQAFERILSRHDSAATARTLAAELTNKHRKPTINVENSRIALIARSHRGETTEDTARRLLASPAELDPLTAWHVLVAGAGSLPMRTPHGDVTLANPGAAAWRTGTAEPLHTRTLDRRLVHRRSRAETFVSTMAEPRRDDQGRLVVPVGAQVSRAHPVHGDHLGAQSGRVDLLQLMETCRQGAIASAHVNYGAPLGHAFIVRRFSGTFDGDAPRHSGRPLEITIDIASERERAAPGRDGTVTGLDVDFTVFGPERARLATFSGSYTWLSQADYQALRSAAREFSGFAGDPVALAPCTPITAKEILREVAANAVISPGGLQLVVDPSHPVHFDHSLDHVPGMLQLEGARQSALLTVPAGERDHWHMTSIDADFRGFGELESEVELDTSSQDAPTGATLGARVLLRQRGRMISDVLVGLRRPDIGETGPGSR, from the coding sequence ATGAGTACCGAAAACACCGCACGGACACCCGCGAGCCTGCTCGGGTCCTGGACGCGTTCACCGGATAAGGCCGAGATCTTCGCCCGCGACACGTGGTATCTCGAGGCCTCCGAGCAGCTGGCCGAACGAACCGAGGACGCTGCCGCCGAGGGCGCCCGCACGGCCGTGCTCCTCATCAAGCCCGACGGGGTGTGCGCCGGCGCGGCACCGGCAGCGGTCGACTGGCTACTCGAGGCCGGCTACACGATTCACGACGCCGCGGCACTCGAGCTCGGCCGCAACGACATTCGCGCGCTGTGGCTGCACCAGTGGAATATCGCCTCGGCCGAGCGGCGGGGATTGGCCGACGTCATCCGCTCGTTGTCGCCCTCGCTGGTCCTCGTTCTCGGACGAGACCGCACCGACGGGGACATCCCTACATCCGTCGAGCTCACCTCCGCGAAGGGACCGACCGACCCGACCAAGCGCGTGCCCGGCGAGCTCCGCCACGCGCTGCCGACCGACTCGTACCTGCTCAATTTCGTCCACACCCCGGACGAACCCGCCGACGTATTACGCGAGCTGGGAATTTATTTCGACACCGCGCGCAGGGCGCAGGCATTCGAACGGATCCTGTCGCGCCACGACTCCGCGGCCACCGCGCGTACCCTTGCCGCCGAGCTCACCAACAAGCACCGAAAGCCCACTATCAATGTAGAGAACTCCCGGATAGCGCTCATCGCTCGCTCGCACCGCGGGGAAACCACCGAGGACACCGCGCGCCGGCTCCTCGCCTCGCCGGCCGAGCTCGATCCGCTCACCGCCTGGCATGTCCTCGTGGCGGGGGCGGGATCGCTGCCCATGCGCACCCCGCACGGCGACGTCACTCTCGCCAATCCCGGCGCCGCTGCGTGGCGAACCGGGACGGCCGAGCCGCTGCATACGCGCACCCTCGACCGTCGGCTCGTCCACCGCCGGTCGCGCGCCGAGACGTTCGTGTCCACCATGGCCGAACCGCGCCGCGACGACCAGGGGCGCCTCGTCGTTCCCGTCGGCGCGCAGGTCTCCCGCGCCCACCCCGTGCACGGCGATCACCTCGGCGCCCAATCCGGGCGAGTCGACCTGCTCCAGCTGATGGAGACCTGCCGGCAGGGCGCCATCGCAAGCGCTCACGTCAACTATGGTGCGCCGCTGGGGCACGCGTTCATCGTGCGCCGATTCAGCGGTACCTTCGACGGCGATGCCCCGCGACATTCGGGGCGACCGCTGGAAATCACCATCGATATCGCCTCCGAACGCGAACGTGCCGCGCCCGGCAGAGACGGCACGGTCACTGGACTCGATGTGGACTTCACGGTGTTCGGCCCCGAACGCGCTCGCCTCGCGACGTTCTCCGGTTCCTACACGTGGCTGTCGCAGGCGGACTACCAGGCGCTTCGGTCAGCAGCCCGCGAGTTCTCGGGCTTCGCCGGCGATCCGGTCGCGCTCGCGCCGTGCACGCCGATCACAGCGAAGGAAATCCTCCGCGAGGTCGCGGCGAATGCCGTCATCTCCCCCGGCGGCCTGCAGCTGGTCGTGGACCCGTCCCACCCGGTGCACTTCGACCACTCCCTCGACCACGTTCCCGGCATGCTCCAGCTCGAAGGCGCACGCCAGTCCGCGCTGCTCACCGTGCCCGCCGGCGAACGCGATCACTGGCATATGACGTCGATCGATGCGGATTTCCGTGGCTTCGGCGAGCTCGAGAGCGAAGTCGAGCTCGACACGTCGTCCCAGGACGCGCCGACCGGCGCCACGCTCGGGGCGCGCGTTCTCCTACGCCAACGGGGTCGGATGATCTCCGATGTGCTCGTGGGCTTGCGTCGTCCCGATATCGGCGAGACGGGGCCTGGTAGCCGATGA